In Porites lutea chromosome 7, jaPorLute2.1, whole genome shotgun sequence, a single window of DNA contains:
- the LOC140944749 gene encoding uncharacterized protein produces the protein MYHHSLRQDVFIKEEYHYLNVPKAGTVYDSLDCTFECLGNPSCLSFNLAAYKGADGKLRCELLSSEKYSNPEEYKRNESFHHFSIKTPCMSSPCQNGGTCVTNYKYHSFDCRCKEGFYGEFCEEVAKSCQDVYNQLTEKLNVSQLVTLLLDSKLVSVLCHFGNFGCGDGGWTPVMKMDGNKQTFHYETAFWRNKETFHPDGGKTGFDSQETKLPSYWNTSFSKICLGMKINNQTNFIVINKRANSLYSLIADGQYRSTSLGRDKWMSLIGSNASLQLNCKKEGFNAKCTLSGRSKARIGILGNDQTDCHECNSRLGFGSEGNYDDRRNTCGNLDNHKEKRLSIKTMGYILVQ, from the exons ATGTATCATCACAGCCTTCGTCAAGATGTCTTTATAAAGGAAGAGTACCATTATTTAAACGTTCCTAAAGCTGGAACAGTGTACGACAGCCTTGACTGCACCTTTGAATGCCTCGGTAATCCTTCCTGTTTGTCCTTCAACCTGGCAGCTTACAAAGGAGCAGATGGAAAGTTGCGGTGTGAGTTGTTATCCTCAGAAAAGTACAGCAATCCTGAGGAATATAAAAGGAACGAGAGTTTTCATCACTTTTCCATCAAG ACTCCATGTATGTCATCACCTTGTCAGAACGGAGGCACCTGTGTAACGAACTACAAGTATCACTCGTTTGACTGCCGTTGCAAAGAAGGGTTCTATGGAGAATTTTGCGAAGAAG ttgccaAGTCATGCCAAGACGTTTATAATCAGCTCACAGAAAA gttGAACGTGAGTCAGTTGGTCACTCTCCTCCTTGACTCCAAACTAGTTTCAGTTCTCTGtcactttggaaattttggctGCGGAGATGGAGGATGGACACCCGTCATGAAGATGGACGGCAACAAG CAAACATTTCATTACGAAACAGCCTTTTGGAGAAACAAAGAAACCTTTCACCCTGACGGAGGGAAAACTGGGTTTGACTCACAGGAAACCAAACTTCCCTCCTACTGGAACACATCCTTCTCCAAGATCTGCCTCGGTATGAAGATCAACAACCAGACcaattttattgtcattaaCAAGCGGGCGAACTCCTTGTACTCTCTGATCGCTGATGGGCAATATCGCAGCACCTCACTGGGTCGTGACAAGTGGATGTCACTGATTGGTTCTAATGCCTCATTGCAGCTGAACTGTAAAAAGGAAGGGTTCAACGCAAAGTGTACCTTGAGTGGCCGTTCCAAAGCAAGAATCGGTATTCTCGGCAACGATCAAACAGATTGCCATGAATGTAACTCCAGATTGGGGTTTGGGAGTGAAGGGAACTACGATGATAGGCGGAATACATGTGGAAATTTGGATAACCACAAGGAAAAAAGACTGAGCATCAAGACAATGGGGTATATCCTGGTGCAGTGA
- the LOC140944750 gene encoding uncharacterized protein has product MGDVIIYPDLYDSLDCTFECLGNPSCLSSNLAAYKGADGKLRCELLSSEKYSSPEEYKRNESFHHFSIKTPCMSSPCQNGGSCVANYKYHSFDCRCKEGFYGEFCEEVAKSSCQDVYNQLTEKLNVSQLVTLLLDSKLVSVLCHFGNFGCGDGGWTPVMKMDGNKQTFHYHDAFWSNKETFNLDGGKTGFDSQETKLPSYWNTSFSKICLGMKIGQQIKFIVINKQANSLYSLIADRKYRRTSLGLDTWKSLIGSETSLQLNCNKEGFNAVCKDSRSSKARIGIVGDNYSDCRTCESRIGFGTGGYRANNNTCGNEASVLGPDNGEKHIKAMGYISVQ; this is encoded by the exons atgggtgacgtcatcatataCCCAGATCTG TATGACAGCCTTGACTGCACCTTTGAATGCCTCGGCAATCCTTCCTGTTTGTCCTCCAACCTGGCAGCTTACAAAGGAGCAGATGGAAAGTTGCGGTGTGAGTTGTTATCCTCAGAAAAGTACAGCAGTCCTGAGGAATATAAAAGGAACGAGAGTTTTCATCACTTTTCCATCAAG ACTCCATGTATGTCATCACCTTGTCAGAACGGAGGCTCCTGTGTAGCGAACTATAAGTATCACTCGTTCGACTGCCGTTGCAAAGAAGGGTTCTATGGAGAATTTTGCGAAGAAG ttgccAAGTCCTCATGCCAAGACGTTTATAATCAGCTCACAGAAAA gttGAACGTGAGTCAGTTGGTCACTCTCCTCCTTGACTCCAAACTAGTTTCAGTTCTCTGtcactttggaaattttggatgCGGAGATGGAGGATGGACACCGGTCATGAAGATGGACGGCAACAAG CAAACGTTTCACTACCATGACGCCTTTTGGAGCAACAAAGAAACCTTCAATCTTGACGGAGGGAAGACTGGGTTTGACTCACAGGAGACCAAACTTCCCTCCTACTGGAACACATCCTTCTCCAAGATCTGCCTTGGTATGAAGATCGGCCAGCAGATCAAGTTTATTGTTATCAACAAGCAAGCGAACTCCTTGTACTCTCTGATCGCTGATAGGAAGTACCGCAGGACCTCACTAGGTCTTGACACGTGGAAGTCACTGATTGGTTCTGAGACCTCCTTGCAGCTCAACTGTAACAAGGAAGGTTTCAATGCTGTTTGTAAAGATTCTCGTTCTTCCAAAGCCAGGATCGGTATCGTTGGTGACAACTACAGCGATTGCAGAACCTGTGAGTCTAGAATTGGGTTTGGTACTGGAGGATATCGTGCTAATAACAACACATGCGGAAACGAGGCTAGTGTGTTGGGGCCAGATAATGGCGAGAAGCATATTAAGGCAATGGGATATATTTCGGTGCAGTAA